The following is a genomic window from Bacillus sp. FJAT-52991.
GTATGGAATACATATTTAATATTCATCTCTTCTTTTTGATCAACAGTCCACTCCGTCATTTTCTTAAAAATATGTGGGTAGCTTTCAGAGTAGTATTGCGTATCAGACATCCAAATAAAGGAATAGTCAAATTGAGTTGTCGAAGCAATCTCATCTTGGACCATGACCTGTACTTTTTTGTCTTTCACATAATCAGAACCTTTCACCGTACCGCTCAGCTTAAAGTTCTTATCATCTTCAGCTATTTTCCACTCCGTTAATTCCCATTTATTCTCCTTATAGTTCCAAACATACATGGAAACTTTACGACCAATTAATGATTTCCCTTCCCACTTCAGTTCAATTTCATCATTTTCACCAACCTCTTCATCCACTTTCACTTCAAAACGTTGGTATGGGAATTGATCCACTGATTGGGTCGTCACATACTGCTGATCAGCAGCTGCTAACTTATCAACTTCTGTTACTGGCTTTTCGCCACTTGGAATCATTTCTTTTGGCGGTTCACGATCCACGTTGTTTTCATAAACGGATACATAATCAGCTTCATTCGCTTTATATTGATACCCTTTCATAAATGCTACATCCAGATCATCCTTTGTCGGATCGGACACTTTGACCTTTAATTTTGTAGAAGTTGAAACGTTCGTCGCACCATCTTTTGGATTCACCGCTTCTGGTTTATATGGCTTTTCTTCAGCGACATTAAAAGTAACTGTTTTCGTCGTTTCATTGCCGATTTGATCGACAGCTGTCATTTTTAGCTTGTGAGCGCCTGGTTCTAGTTTCGCAGAAGACGTTTCCAGCGGAAGAGTAATCTCTTTGCCATCAAGCTCCGCTGTGACTTTATCGACACCGGATAACTCATCTTCTGCTTCAACATTAATCGTGAAAGGACCTTTATATAATTCTCCTTCTTGCACAGTTGATGTCAAAACAGGTGCACTATTATCAACAATGACGTTCGCCTTTGATTTTTCCGTACCGTTTATCGCTTCAACACTGTGAGTACCGTCCTTCGCTTTCGTTGTATCCCATTGATATGCTTTCGCAATAAATTTGTCATCAGGTACTTTAAAAGAAAAATCGACTACAGGCTTAGCTGATGCGCCATCTCCTACTGAAATTTCTTTATCTGGATTGCTGTAGGCAGGATCATAAATAACTGTCCCATCTTTCAATACTAGTCGAACATTTTTCACATAAAAATCATCACGATTTTCTTCCGAGTCCTTATCAAAAGGAGAGACTTTCGTTCCAGAACGAATCGAAATGACAGCGTCCTTCCCTTTTTCAAAATATTTCGGGTCAATCGGAACCGTTTTCGTCATATACGTATTGATGGTATCGTCAAAAATGTGAATGGCTTCATCGCCAATCGTCACACCATTTTTAAAATAAAGGTTGACCTTTTTGACATCAAAAGCAAAATAAGCAGGCTCTGCTAACGCAGGAGATGTCTCAGATGTGACATCCTTTCCGTCAATCAAAAGCTTCGTATTTTCATATTTTTCCGAACGGAAAGCTTTAATAGATGCTGTTTTATTTAATAATGTTTCATCTTTCACGTTCAATCCAAGACCTGTTTGCTGTTCATCTTGAATAATATCAATTTTCTTTGGAGCTATTTTCACTTCATTCACACCGTCAGAAACGATTAAATAATATTCAATCGATTCCTTGCCGATTAAATTAGGTGAATAAATAGTATGGCGATAAAGTTTATCATCATAGTTTTCTGTTAAATCTACTGAATGATACTCAGGTTCTATATTATCCTTGTAAAATAAACGCGCCGTTTTAATCGCACGATTGTCTTTCAAGTCAAAAGTTAATTGAATATCATTCATTTCCGATACTGGAGCCTTATCTGTTAGGTCCGATACAGTTGGTTTTTCACTATCAGCTGGTAGCTTCACCTTTTGAACTGGCTTTTGAATTTCTGCTAATGATCCAGGTGTCGCTGCTTCTGTACTGCTACTGTATTTCTTCATCACTGTATCGCCCGGTGTTTTTGGGAAAGTATAAAGAATACCTTTGTCAGCGGCAGTATCATCTTTCGTTCCTTCATCATTGTAATAACCAACAGAAATGTCTTTACCTGTATTTGTCGCAATCGCCACACCACGGGCACCGCTATTGGCCATCCCATCTGAATATATTTTCGCGATGTTTTGGTTTTCTATTAAATTCACGCTATAGTGCTGATTAAAGTCTGTAACAGTTTTATCTTTATTCCCAGCATTGATAATCCAAAAGGTCATCGTTTCACCTGATGGCAAAAGAAGATCTTCTTTTTCTGGTCCCCAAATTAAGTCTGCTTCTGGTCCCTCCATAGGATAACGATAATGAATCTTATAATCTCTAAGATTCACAGTTTCTGTCGTGTTGTTATACACCTCAATGAATTCATAACCGTCTCCTCCTCCAACATTAGTGGAATCTGGCACGACTTCTGTCACTAGAAGCTCAGGCACTTTCTGTGGATCATAGGCAAGTTCTACTACAGTCGCTTTAAACTCGTCTGTTTTCGTTGTATTCGTTCCATCAAATGCATGGATTTGATAAAAAACTTCTTTGCCTACAAGATCGTCCTTAGGAATAGTTGCTGTATAGGTATCAGGAGATTGCTCCGTTGCTTTCATCTCTATTTCTTTCCAAGCACTATCCTGGCTGACTCGATAAGCAACTTTCACATTTTTCACAGCCGTCTCATCTGTAACTTTAGCGTTCAATTTTAAGTCTTCACCTGCTTGTATAGACGTCACAGCCATATGATCAATCAGTGGAGCTACTGTATCATTGACAATATGAACGGGCTCATCCGGCACTTGTTCTGGCACGACTGCCCCAGGTGTCGCTGGTTGATCGAAATGGATAATTTCCATATTTTTCTGATCGTCAGACAGTTTATATTGAATACCCTTATCTGTTTTTATCTGTTCTTTTGAATAACTTGCTGCCGATAATTCGTTATTATATGTATCAGCAATGACTAATGTACGTTCAGCTGTATTGGCCATCCCATCAGATTCTACAGTAGTTAATTGTTCCTCTGTTAATTGAGTATTGAACTGCTTATTAAAATCGGCTAATGTCAAATCTGTATTAGCTCCATTTTTCACCCAAACAACGACCGTCCCTTGAGCAGGAATAATTTTATCTTCTTTAAATCCCCATTTCATATCTGGTTTACTACCATCTGGATAGCGGTATATTAATTGATAGTCTTTCAATGAGACAGGTTGATCGCTATTGTTATAAATTTCAATGAACTCATAGCCGTCTTTTGAATTTACATTCGTTGTATCGGGAACTAGCTCAGTAATGAGTAAAGTCGGATTTTTTTGGGAATCTATTACTGATGTTTGTGTGACAGATGATTGAACAGGATTCGTTACCCCTTCTGCAAATATTGCTGGAGCGAACGTTGAAATGGATAAATAAGTGGCAAGCGTTAATGTGTATACTGTCTTTTTCCTCATGACTTCCTCCTATGAATTAAGCATATCCCCTACATTTTAAATAAATATTATATTTTCACTGTTAATATATTGTTAATATAGTGTAAATTAACTAAAACATATAAATAATAACAATGTTTTTTACAATAAATTACCATTGTTTCAATTTTACTGGTGTTCCTTCGTGTTTTTATCTAAAATATGCTATAATAGATTTGGATATCTTTTTTGGCTCTATGACTAAAACATGGCGCCTCTCTGTTGTTTGGTTTTTTACTTGAAAATTATTGGGTATATTGAAATGTATCTACTATTTAGAACGGGGATGAAGAAAGATGAATGCAAAAAAATTAATCACTTATGGCGTATTACTAGCGATTGTATTACCGAAACTAAAAGAACGCTTACAAACAAAGGAATTGCGTAAAGCGTATCAAGAGTCACACAGAATACATCGCAACCATACGAGCATTTTAGACAAGCTACCTGAATAAGTTTGTCTTTCCTCAATCAACGAAAAGATTAGACAAAGAAGGCTAACCTTTAAGTATCTAGCAACCTTGCTAACATAGTCGGCGAGATTGCTAGCCCTTTACTTTTAGGTTAGCCTTCTTTTTTAGTCCAAATGCATCATTCGAAAATTCACGAAAAATTGGTAATATTATAGTAAAGCTTTATTTAGAGAGGATGCAACCAAAATGGAGCGCAAGCGAATCCTACTAATAGAAGATGAAACAACGCTTGCTGAAGTAGGTCTTATGTATTTAACAGCCGCTGGGTACGAAGCGCGTTGGGCAGAAAATGCAGAAAAGGGTTGGGAGGAGATACAGCTTTTTCAACCTGATTTAATATTGCTTGATATTCAGCTTCCAGGTGAAAACGGCATAGCTTTAGCTAAGCGATATCGGAAACAGTTTGATGGTGTGTTAATATTTGTTTCCGGTTTTAATGAAACATCCATGAAATTACAAGGCTTTGACAGCGGAGCCGACGATTACATCACAAAGCCTTTTGACCCTCAAGAATTACTCGCGCGAATAAAAGTTCATTTACGGAGACGCACAGACAAAACCCCAAACAACAAGCTAGTATTTGGAGATCTTACACTCGATTTAGAAAGCATGGAAGTAAGAAAAAATGGGCACCCCGTTGAACTGTATGTGAAAGAAAGACAATTGCTATTTTTCTTGGCTCAACATCCAAATAAAGTGTTTAATTCAGAGCATTTGTTTAACTCCATTTGGAGCTTTGATTCTGAAAGCGATGCCAGTACAGTATTTGTCCACATCAGCAATTTACGAAAAAAAATTGAAGACACCCCTAAAAAGCCGCGCTATATTCAAACAGTGAGAGGCTTTGGGTACAAATTCGTGCCATGAAAAAACGAAGAAAATATATTTCTGTCACCTTAGGCTTATTGATTCTATTATTTATCTACAGCCAGTCTGCCCGACCTGCTCATCTTCCTTTAAAAGCAGAGCAAGGAGTTTTAGATCTTCAATCACACTCATTTGTGACAACACCGATCATCGGATTAAATGGAGAATGGGCCTTCTCATGGAAAGATTTCAGTGGCCAGTCCCCCATCTATGTAAAAGTACCAAATGAGTGGACCAATTATGAACTAAACGGCCGGAGTGTACCTCCAAACGGTTATGCCAACTATCGCCTGACCATTAAACTAAATCCTCAACATGTCGGAAAACGTCTCGGATTTTATCTACCAGAAATCGGATCAAGTTATGTTTTTAAAGTGAATGGGGAAACACTCTATACAAATGGCGTAGTCGGCACTACAAAAGAAGATTATATCCCAGCCAACCGTCCATCCTTTATTGCCTATCAACCAGATCAAGAAGTGTTACAGATTGATATTTTAACCGCTAATTATATGATCTATCATACAGGCTTGTGGAAAACAATTGAGTTTGGTGAAGAGACTGCGTTACTCACCCAGCATAAT
Proteins encoded in this region:
- a CDS encoding S-layer homology domain-containing protein codes for the protein MRKKTVYTLTLATYLSISTFAPAIFAEGVTNPVQSSVTQTSVIDSQKNPTLLITELVPDTTNVNSKDGYEFIEIYNNSDQPVSLKDYQLIYRYPDGSKPDMKWGFKEDKIIPAQGTVVVWVKNGANTDLTLADFNKQFNTQLTEEQLTTVESDGMANTAERTLVIADTYNNELSAASYSKEQIKTDKGIQYKLSDDQKNMEIIHFDQPATPGAVVPEQVPDEPVHIVNDTVAPLIDHMAVTSIQAGEDLKLNAKVTDETAVKNVKVAYRVSQDSAWKEIEMKATEQSPDTYTATIPKDDLVGKEVFYQIHAFDGTNTTKTDEFKATVVELAYDPQKVPELLVTEVVPDSTNVGGGDGYEFIEVYNNTTETVNLRDYKIHYRYPMEGPEADLIWGPEKEDLLLPSGETMTFWIINAGNKDKTVTDFNQHYSVNLIENQNIAKIYSDGMANSGARGVAIATNTGKDISVGYYNDEGTKDDTAADKGILYTFPKTPGDTVMKKYSSSTEAATPGSLAEIQKPVQKVKLPADSEKPTVSDLTDKAPVSEMNDIQLTFDLKDNRAIKTARLFYKDNIEPEYHSVDLTENYDDKLYRHTIYSPNLIGKESIEYYLIVSDGVNEVKIAPKKIDIIQDEQQTGLGLNVKDETLLNKTASIKAFRSEKYENTKLLIDGKDVTSETSPALAEPAYFAFDVKKVNLYFKNGVTIGDEAIHIFDDTINTYMTKTVPIDPKYFEKGKDAVISIRSGTKVSPFDKDSEENRDDFYVKNVRLVLKDGTVIYDPAYSNPDKEISVGDGASAKPVVDFSFKVPDDKFIAKAYQWDTTKAKDGTHSVEAINGTEKSKANVIVDNSAPVLTSTVQEGELYKGPFTINVEAEDELSGVDKVTAELDGKEITLPLETSSAKLEPGAHKLKMTAVDQIGNETTKTVTFNVAEEKPYKPEAVNPKDGATNVSTSTKLKVKVSDPTKDDLDVAFMKGYQYKANEADYVSVYENNVDREPPKEMIPSGEKPVTEVDKLAAADQQYVTTQSVDQFPYQRFEVKVDEEVGENDEIELKWEGKSLIGRKVSMYVWNYKENKWELTEWKIAEDDKNFKLSGTVKGSDYVKDKKVQVMVQDEIASTTQFDYSFIWMSDTQYYSESYPHIFKKMTEWTVDQKEEMNIKYVFHTGDLVDEADQEYQWKYADEYMGYLDKGNVPYGVLAGNHDVGHKTGDYNEYGKYFGETRFKDKDYYGESYKNNRGHYDLISSNGNDFIMIYMGWGVNDEDIAWMNEVLAKYPDRKAILNFHEYLLVSGNRSPIGDKVYNEVVLPNENIIAVLSGHYHDSETLVDEIDDDKDGKTDRKVYQMLADYQGGPEGGQGFLRIMQVNPVENKIYMKTYSPYLDKYNYYDMSEYPGKDEFVIETDLTPKEKVVATDSFEANVFTDKKIGEQTGVKDQQTPEVPWNNLEANKEHGWYVTVKDEFEGEVRSDVWTFTTKAKETGGGNPGNGGDGGTTEPPTKPEVPDGQEKVIEIKEDQIQAGSNEWLLDMKEEKVERMSLSLSKELVTKIATSKQPLKITLDGGHEVTLSPENLDFLQKQAGDVIHVKIAKKGQATKAAAVTQFKSEIVQVSIFVGEEPVIEALPKPILLSMKLNGPVQQDQTTGASYNEKTQKWEYAGGYLQGEHWVIPTRQAAMLTVLSNNKVFKDTSDHWAKKEIHSLASKMITTGKTDELFAPEQELTRAEFAVLLVRAMQIPVKEYEGTFKDVPESKAWAATQIEAANRAGIVLGKEGGTFDPDANINREQMAVMIIRSIEYQQPELLDSLDLNQSFKDDKRINDYAKIPVKQAVELGIINGYKNGKFEPKKDTTRAEAAVMLYRMLNVLNEK
- a CDS encoding response regulator transcription factor translates to MERKRILLIEDETTLAEVGLMYLTAAGYEARWAENAEKGWEEIQLFQPDLILLDIQLPGENGIALAKRYRKQFDGVLIFVSGFNETSMKLQGFDSGADDYITKPFDPQELLARIKVHLRRRTDKTPNNKLVFGDLTLDLESMEVRKNGHPVELYVKERQLLFFLAQHPNKVFNSEHLFNSIWSFDSESDASTVFVHISNLRKKIEDTPKKPRYIQTVRGFGYKFVP